A stretch of the Lactuca sativa cultivar Salinas chromosome 9, Lsat_Salinas_v11, whole genome shotgun sequence genome encodes the following:
- the LOC111895253 gene encoding elongation factor 1-alpha isoform X1, whose translation MGKEKTHVNIVVIGHVDSGKSTTTGHLIYKLGGIDKRVIEKFEKEAAEMNKRSFKYAWVLDKLKAERERGITIDIALWKFETTKYYCTVIDAPGHRDFIKNMITGTSQADCAVLIIDSTTGGFEAGISKDGQTREHALLAFTLGVKQMICCCNKMDATTPKYSKARYDEIVKEVSSYLKKVGYNPDKIPFVPISGFEGDNMIERSTNLDWYKGPTLLDALDAINEPKRPSDKPLRLPLQDVYKIGGIGTVPVGRVETGVIKPTMLVTFGPSGLTTEVKSVEMHHEALQEALPGDNVGFNVKNVSVKDLKRGYVASNSKDDPCKGAANFTSQVIIMNHPGQIGNGYAPVLDCHTSHIAVKFAEILTKIDRRSGKELEKEPKFLKNGDAGMIKMIPTKPMVVETFSEYPPLGRFAVRDMRQTVAVGVIKSVEKKDPTGAKVTKAAAKKGGK comes from the exons ATGGGTAAGGAAAAGACTCACGTCAACATTGTGGTCATCGGACATGTCGACTCCGGCAAGTCTACAACCACCGGACATCTGATATATAAGCTTGGAGGAATTGACAAGCGTGTGATTGAAAAGTTCGAGAAAGAAGCTGCTGAGATGAACAAGCGTTCATTCAAATACGCATGGGTGCTCGATAAACTCAAGGCCGAGCGTGAGCGTGGTATCACCATCGACATTGCTTTGTGGAAGTTTGAGACCACAAAGTACTACTGCACTGTCATCGACGCTCCCGGCCACCGCGATTTCATCAAGAACATGATCACCGGAACTTCTCAGGCCGACTGTGCCGTCCTTATCATCGACTCCACCACCGGTGGCTTTGAAGCTGGTATCTCTAAAGATGGTCAGACTCGTGAACACGCTCTCCTTGCTTTCACTCTTGGAGTCAAACAGATGATTTGTTGTTGCAACAAG atggATGCGACTACTCCTAAGTACTCGAAGGCGAGATACGATGAAATTGTGAAGGAGGTCTCATCGTATTTGAAGAAGGTCGGATACAACCCTGACAAGATCCCATTTGTTCCGATCTCTGGTTTTGAAGGTGACAACATGATCGAAAGGTCCACCAACTTAGACTGGTACAAAGGTCCAACTCTCCTCGACGCTCTTGACGCCATTAACGAACCCAAGAGACCTTCCGACAAGCCCCTCCGTCTTCCACTTCAGGACGTGTACAAGATTGGTGGTATCGGAACTGTTCCAGTCGGTCGTGTTGAAACCGGCGTCATCAAACCGACGATGCTCGTGACTTTCGGTCCATCTGGTTTGACAACTGAAGTTAAGTCTGTTGAGATGCACCATGAAGCTCTCCAGGAAGCACTCCCCGGCGACAACGTCGGGTTCAACGTGAAGAATGTGTCTGTGAAAGATCTGAAGCGAGGATACGTTGCGTCTAACTCGAAAGACGATCCATGCAAGGGTGCTGCCAACTTTACTTCGCAAGTTATTATCATGAACCACCCGGGACAGATCGGAAACGGCTATGCTCCGGTGCTGGACTGTCACACGTCACATATTGCCGTGAAGTTTGCTGAAATTTTGACAAAGATTGATAGGCGATCGGGGAAGGAGCTTGAGAAGGAGCCGAAGTTTCTTAAAAATGGTGATGCAGGTATGATCAAGATGATTCCGACGAAACCCATGGTGGTGGAGACGTTCTCGGAGTATCCACCACTTGGGCGGTTTGCGGTGAGGGATATGAGGCAGACGGTGGCGGTGGGTGTGATCAAGAGTGTGGAGAAGAAGGATCCGACTGGAGCAAAGGTGACGAAAGCAGCAGCGAAGAAGGGTGGGAAATGA
- the LOC111895253 gene encoding elongation factor 1-alpha 1 isoform X2 has product MGKEKTHVNIVVIGHVDSGKSTTTGHLIYKLGGIDKRVIEKFEKEAAEMNKRSFKYAWVLDKLKAERERGITIDIALWKFETTKYYCTVIDAPGHRDFIKNMITGTSQADCAVLIIDSTTGGFEAGISKDGQTREHALLAFTLGVKQMICCCNKMDATTPKYSKARYDEIVKEVSSYLKKVGYNPDKIPFVPISGFEGDNMIERSTNLDWYKGPTLLDALDAINEPKRPSDKPLRLPLQDVYKIGGIGTVPVGRGAANFTSQVIIMNHPGQIGNGYAPVLDCHTSHIAVKFAEILTKIDRRSGKELEKEPKFLKNGDAGMIKMIPTKPMVVETFSEYPPLGRFAVRDMRQTVAVGVIKSVEKKDPTGAKVTKAAAKKGGK; this is encoded by the exons ATGGGTAAGGAAAAGACTCACGTCAACATTGTGGTCATCGGACATGTCGACTCCGGCAAGTCTACAACCACCGGACATCTGATATATAAGCTTGGAGGAATTGACAAGCGTGTGATTGAAAAGTTCGAGAAAGAAGCTGCTGAGATGAACAAGCGTTCATTCAAATACGCATGGGTGCTCGATAAACTCAAGGCCGAGCGTGAGCGTGGTATCACCATCGACATTGCTTTGTGGAAGTTTGAGACCACAAAGTACTACTGCACTGTCATCGACGCTCCCGGCCACCGCGATTTCATCAAGAACATGATCACCGGAACTTCTCAGGCCGACTGTGCCGTCCTTATCATCGACTCCACCACCGGTGGCTTTGAAGCTGGTATCTCTAAAGATGGTCAGACTCGTGAACACGCTCTCCTTGCTTTCACTCTTGGAGTCAAACAGATGATTTGTTGTTGCAACAAG atggATGCGACTACTCCTAAGTACTCGAAGGCGAGATACGATGAAATTGTGAAGGAGGTCTCATCGTATTTGAAGAAGGTCGGATACAACCCTGACAAGATCCCATTTGTTCCGATCTCTGGTTTTGAAGGTGACAACATGATCGAAAGGTCCACCAACTTAGACTGGTACAAAGGTCCAACTCTCCTCGACGCTCTTGACGCCATTAACGAACCCAAGAGACCTTCCGACAAGCCCCTCCGTCTTCCACTTCAGGACGTGTACAAGATTGGTGGTATCGGAACTGTTCCAGTCGGTCGT GGTGCTGCCAACTTTACTTCGCAAGTTATTATCATGAACCACCCGGGACAGATCGGAAACGGCTATGCTCCGGTGCTGGACTGTCACACGTCACATATTGCCGTGAAGTTTGCTGAAATTTTGACAAAGATTGATAGGCGATCGGGGAAGGAGCTTGAGAAGGAGCCGAAGTTTCTTAAAAATGGTGATGCAGGTATGATCAAGATGATTCCGACGAAACCCATGGTGGTGGAGACGTTCTCGGAGTATCCACCACTTGGGCGGTTTGCGGTGAGGGATATGAGGCAGACGGTGGCGGTGGGTGTGATCAAGAGTGTGGAGAAGAAGGATCCGACTGGAGCAAAGGTGACGAAAGCAGCAGCGAAGAAGGGTGGGAAATGA